Proteins encoded by one window of Phenylobacterium soli:
- a CDS encoding metallophosphoesterase family protein, translating to MPRLVHLSDIHFGGENREAVAAAAEFVNDGEFDLTVISGDLTRFAEPAEFAAAAAWLARLKGPRLVTPGNHDAPYLAWVERIATPFRRFEAAIGPAWSQSHLGDGFAVRGLNTARGAQPRLNWSKGQIDPRQARAAAVWLDAAAPECVRVVACHHPLMEMIGGPMTARVWNGQAAARAFAEAGVDLVLSGHIHAPFVWPYPFGDGRTYAVGAGTLSVRERGVPPGFNVIDIERAAIRIAALAWTGSRFEPYRTWSVDRRGG from the coding sequence GTGCCCCGCCTCGTCCATCTGTCGGACATCCATTTCGGCGGCGAGAACCGCGAGGCGGTGGCCGCGGCGGCCGAGTTCGTCAACGACGGCGAGTTCGACCTGACGGTGATCTCGGGCGACCTCACCCGCTTCGCCGAGCCGGCGGAGTTCGCCGCGGCGGCGGCATGGCTGGCGCGCCTCAAAGGGCCGCGGCTGGTCACGCCGGGAAACCACGACGCGCCCTACCTCGCCTGGGTGGAGCGCATCGCCACGCCCTTCCGACGGTTCGAGGCGGCGATCGGCCCGGCATGGAGCCAGAGCCATCTGGGAGACGGCTTCGCCGTGCGCGGGCTCAACACCGCGCGGGGCGCGCAGCCGCGCCTCAATTGGTCCAAGGGCCAGATCGACCCGCGCCAGGCGCGCGCGGCGGCGGTCTGGCTCGACGCGGCGGCCCCCGAGTGCGTGCGGGTGGTGGCCTGCCATCATCCGCTCATGGAGATGATCGGCGGGCCGATGACCGCGCGGGTCTGGAACGGCCAGGCGGCGGCCCGCGCCTTCGCCGAGGCGGGGGTCGATCTGGTGCTCTCGGGCCATATCCACGCGCCGTTCGTCTGGCCCTATCCGTTCGGCGACGGGCGGACCTATGCGGTGGGGGCGGGCACCCTGTCGGTGCGCGAGCGCGGCGTCCCGCCGGGGTTCAATGTCATCGATATAGAAAGGGCGGCGATACGGATCGCCGCCCTTGCATGGACCGGCTCGAGGTTCGAGCCTTATCGCACGTGGTCCGTGGACCGACGTGGCGGTTAA
- a CDS encoding DUF1328 domain-containing protein, with the protein MLGWALTFLVVALIAAVLGFTTIAGAAMGVAKILFYVFLVLFLVSLVMHFVRGRGTTL; encoded by the coding sequence ATGCTAGGCTGGGCCCTGACATTCCTGGTGGTCGCCCTGATCGCCGCTGTGCTCGGCTTCACCACGATCGCGGGGGCCGCGATGGGTGTGGCCAAGATCCTGTTCTACGTCTTCCTGGTGCTGTTCCTGGTTTCCCTGGTCATGCACTTCGTCAGGGGACGCGGGACCACGCTTTAA
- a CDS encoding HWE histidine kinase domain-containing protein: protein MTRHDLARPTDRSRLERAVQAAGLGEFEWDLARDVIHVSPRMAAITGLPEGEHSAQGGEVLDAYVHPDDVGLLRADRAANLAQGDGFDLELRYLHPKEPGQRWIRIAGIIVRDAAGKARTVTGVAEDITARKTEEERRQQLMIELDHRVKNVLAAVQSLSSQTAKQTTSLEAFLQAFAGRLKAMASANELLTAARWRGAAIDHLAAAELGAIAPGQTRWQGPELFLTPRAANALALALHELAANAAKYGALSNEAGRVDVRWERLADGGFELVWTESGGPRVTAPKTRGFGSTLLQQVTGRELNGGASVEYRPSGVRATLRAGAAALAPRPDTVPQAPAARAPEAAAPAGRAASLKGARVLIVEDAVLLALELETGLSEAGAEVIGPAYELEEAMALLDRPIDAAVLDANLNGQSVTPVAEALAARHVPFVFATGYGEAGGGPGGFDAPVIRKPYDVTQVAAAVAELLATA, encoded by the coding sequence ATGACGCGGCACGACCTGGCCCGGCCGACCGACCGATCACGCCTGGAGCGGGCTGTCCAGGCGGCCGGCCTCGGCGAGTTCGAGTGGGACCTGGCGCGGGACGTCATCCACGTCAGCCCGCGTATGGCGGCGATCACCGGCCTGCCGGAAGGCGAGCACTCGGCCCAGGGCGGCGAGGTCCTCGACGCCTATGTGCATCCGGACGACGTCGGCCTGCTGCGCGCCGACCGGGCCGCGAACCTGGCGCAGGGGGACGGCTTCGACCTCGAGCTGCGCTACCTGCATCCAAAGGAGCCGGGGCAGCGCTGGATCCGCATCGCCGGGATCATCGTGCGCGACGCCGCCGGCAAGGCGCGGACCGTCACCGGCGTCGCCGAGGACATCACCGCCCGCAAGACCGAAGAGGAACGCCGCCAGCAACTGATGATCGAGCTCGATCACCGGGTGAAGAACGTGCTGGCCGCGGTGCAGTCCCTCTCCAGCCAGACCGCCAAGCAGACGACCTCGCTGGAGGCCTTCCTGCAGGCCTTCGCCGGGCGGCTGAAGGCGATGGCCTCGGCCAACGAGCTCTTGACCGCCGCCCGCTGGCGCGGCGCGGCCATCGACCACCTGGCGGCCGCCGAGCTGGGCGCCATCGCTCCCGGCCAGACCCGCTGGCAGGGGCCGGAGCTGTTCCTGACGCCGCGGGCGGCCAACGCCCTGGCCCTGGCGCTGCACGAGCTGGCCGCCAACGCCGCCAAGTACGGAGCGCTCTCCAACGAGGCCGGCCGCGTGGACGTGCGCTGGGAGCGCCTGGCGGACGGCGGCTTCGAGCTGGTCTGGACCGAGAGCGGCGGGCCGCGGGTCACCGCGCCAAAGACGCGTGGCTTCGGCTCGACCCTGCTGCAGCAGGTCACCGGGCGCGAGCTGAACGGCGGGGCGAGCGTCGAATACCGGCCCTCCGGCGTGCGCGCGACCCTACGGGCCGGGGCGGCGGCGCTGGCGCCGCGTCCGGACACCGTGCCCCAAGCCCCGGCGGCGCGCGCCCCCGAGGCCGCCGCCCCGGCGGGCCGGGCGGCCAGCCTGAAGGGCGCGCGGGTGCTGATCGTCGAGGACGCGGTGCTGCTGGCGCTGGAGCTGGAGACAGGGCTCTCCGAAGCCGGCGCCGAGGTCATCGGCCCGGCCTACGAGCTGGAGGAGGCGATGGCCCTGCTCGACCGGCCGATCGACGCGGCGGTGCTCGACGCCAACCTCAACGGCCAGTCGGTGACGCCCGTGGCCGAGGCCCTGGCGGCGCGGCACGTGCCGTTCGTCTTCGCCACCGGCTACGGCGAGGCGGGCGGGGGGCCCGGCGGCTTCGACGCGCCGGTGATCCGCAAGCCCTACGACGTGACCCAGGTGGCCGCAGCGGTGGCTGAACTGCTTGCGACGGCTTGA
- a CDS encoding DUF883 family protein, with translation MPANAADYAADETKNGVETAKSMTAEAQRTFADARARIEQVVQDGLEQLRAQSRAYADTAGEQIDQAQQYVTERVRERPLAATGVALGVGVLIGLLLSAGRK, from the coding sequence ATGCCCGCGAACGCCGCAGATTACGCCGCCGACGAAACCAAGAATGGGGTCGAGACGGCCAAGAGCATGACGGCCGAAGCCCAGCGCACCTTCGCCGATGCGCGCGCCCGCATCGAACAGGTGGTGCAGGACGGCCTCGAACAGCTCCGCGCCCAGTCGCGCGCCTATGCCGACACCGCCGGCGAGCAGATCGACCAGGCCCAGCAATATGTCACCGAGCGCGTCCGCGAACGGCCCCTCGCCGCCACCGGCGTCGCCCTTGGCGTCGGCGTCCTGATCGGCCTGCTGCTGTCGGCCGGCCGTAAGTGA